A portion of the Natronococcus sp. AD-5 genome contains these proteins:
- a CDS encoding polysaccharide deacetylase family protein: MDREISRRCALATLGVASTTVAGCLETLPDEFSESKAKESDGGGNHRTWPAIEAGEVISDFEDLEQWREHTGRIEPAPDEVRAGSQAAVIESDEGTAGAGLSFSDGLDLEAWNVSLAVKPESASRIVVEFLAPSRDERLTTVRSVPNDHDGWFRLDCGYEQKPEGEPDLSNVTRVNVVAAGPEDGPTRLLVDDLRRTEAVDNGKAILAFYDGHRSHFDVAAKLLDERGWPGAVPVDPRRVGGGGRMDFDELRQLQDRGWDVCSYPRADADLAEQPEDRQRTVVESIRDSLADQGFSDGSRHFFAPEWRQMTPTTLSIIREHHESGFLFGSCPTGAPPTGIHTTPVIWGPALQSGVRRHINLCDQYRKLTVIRIPPIVEGEDAGESSMSLDDFKHLLDHIENRGLDVITPSDLIDGTIDGN, translated from the coding sequence ATGGACCGAGAGATCTCCAGACGATGCGCGCTGGCTACCCTCGGCGTAGCCTCTACTACTGTCGCCGGTTGTCTCGAGACGCTTCCCGACGAATTTTCCGAGAGCAAAGCGAAGGAGTCGGACGGGGGCGGAAACCACCGAACGTGGCCCGCTATCGAGGCCGGCGAAGTCATTTCCGATTTCGAGGACCTCGAACAGTGGAGGGAACACACCGGGCGGATCGAACCCGCGCCGGACGAGGTGCGGGCCGGCTCGCAGGCGGCGGTCATCGAGAGCGACGAGGGAACGGCCGGGGCGGGGTTATCCTTCTCCGACGGCCTCGATCTCGAGGCGTGGAACGTCTCGCTGGCGGTCAAGCCGGAATCCGCGAGTCGGATCGTCGTCGAATTCCTCGCCCCGAGTCGGGACGAACGGCTCACCACCGTCCGATCGGTGCCGAACGACCACGACGGCTGGTTCCGTCTCGACTGCGGCTACGAACAAAAGCCGGAGGGCGAGCCGGACCTCTCGAACGTCACCCGGGTGAACGTCGTCGCTGCCGGACCCGAGGACGGACCGACTCGACTGCTGGTCGACGACCTCCGCCGAACCGAGGCCGTCGACAACGGAAAGGCGATCCTCGCGTTTTACGACGGCCACCGGTCGCACTTCGACGTCGCGGCGAAGCTGTTAGACGAACGGGGATGGCCCGGCGCGGTCCCGGTCGATCCCAGGCGCGTCGGCGGTGGGGGGCGGATGGATTTCGACGAGTTACGGCAGCTTCAGGACCGAGGGTGGGACGTTTGCTCGTACCCGCGGGCTGACGCCGACCTCGCCGAACAGCCGGAGGACCGACAGCGGACGGTCGTCGAAAGTATCCGGGACTCTCTCGCCGACCAGGGGTTCTCGGACGGCTCGCGGCACTTCTTCGCCCCCGAGTGGCGACAGATGACGCCGACCACGCTCTCGATCATCCGGGAGCATCACGAGTCGGGATTCCTGTTCGGCTCCTGTCCGACCGGCGCACCACCGACTGGAATTCACACGACGCCGGTGATCTGGGGTCCCGCCCTCCAAAGCGGCGTTCGCCGCCACATCAACCTCTGCGATCAGTACCGGAAGCTCACGGTGATCCGGATCCCGCCGATCGTCGAGGGCGAGGACGCGGGCGAAAGCAGCATGTCGCTCGACGACTTCAAGCACCTGCTCGATCACATCGAGAACCGGGGCCTCGACGTGATTACGCCCTCCGATCTGATCGACGGAACGATTGACGGAAACTGA
- a CDS encoding ABC transporter permease, with product MRRETAENVAFRAGYLSILAFMLLPLVVVVVTSFSASGQLAFPPESYSLVWYREFFASGLWLQAFDNSILVGLGTTALATTLGVTAAFGQELDDGRLGSALAPLVLLPLLIPPVILGITLLVYFNEIGLRATYTSVILAHTLWATPLVYFVMRSVFSRFDWQQFDAARDLGAGPISSFAHVVLPNVKHGIFVGALLAFIVSLQEFVMALFLSSHGTRTIPVLAWSELRQSLDPMVSVVSTFLILISLLAIALATLATNLEWVSKQLS from the coding sequence ATGCGTAGAGAAACCGCAGAGAACGTCGCGTTCCGGGCGGGGTACCTGTCGATCCTGGCGTTCATGCTCCTGCCGCTGGTCGTCGTCGTCGTGACGTCGTTCTCGGCGTCCGGCCAGCTCGCGTTCCCGCCCGAGAGCTACTCGTTGGTCTGGTACCGCGAGTTCTTCGCGAGCGGCCTCTGGCTGCAGGCGTTCGACAACAGCATCCTCGTCGGCCTCGGCACGACGGCGCTCGCGACGACCCTCGGCGTCACGGCCGCGTTCGGCCAGGAACTCGACGACGGCCGCCTCGGCAGCGCGCTCGCGCCGCTCGTGCTCCTGCCGCTGCTGATCCCGCCGGTCATCCTCGGGATCACGCTGCTGGTTTACTTCAACGAGATCGGCCTCCGCGCGACCTACACGAGCGTCATCCTCGCGCACACGCTGTGGGCGACCCCGCTCGTCTACTTCGTCATGCGGTCGGTGTTCAGCCGGTTCGACTGGCAGCAGTTCGACGCCGCCCGCGACTTGGGCGCCGGACCGATCTCGTCGTTCGCCCACGTCGTCCTGCCGAACGTGAAACACGGGATCTTCGTCGGCGCGCTGCTCGCGTTCATCGTCAGCCTCCAGGAGTTCGTGATGGCGCTGTTCCTCTCGAGTCACGGCACCCGGACGATCCCGGTGCTGGCCTGGAGCGAACTGCGACAGTCGCTGGATCCGATGGTGAGCGTCGTCTCGACGTTCCTGATCCTCATCTCGCTGCTGGCGATCGCGCTCGCGACGCTCGCGACGAACTTGGAGTGGGTCTCGAAGCAACTGTCCTGA
- a CDS encoding EamA family transporter, producing the protein MIATWLVYALLTATIYAGIALLSKVVSGASIDDPAALTIYTCAPFYAVYVAAGPLLEWSAITGGEAPLPTGAVLAAIAFGVVSTVGYAIYYWGVVVGDVSRFVPVLAIETIFVLVLGVLLLGESFPTGVYAGIALVVSGALFISVERDGGSVGSRVGPPLVAVALLAAAAFAVLNTGMKALTTAFGTVELLFWISLGGLLSLGAAVPFRTGGRFRPRLDADVATDLPVGSPGETKLPPGTAVLLAAGLLNALALFTFIRALEHGPVSLATAITKVDVMLVFVGALSLSKLAPELLNEQFDRFTLLQKGFASSIILVGCVLIQLGY; encoded by the coding sequence GTGATCGCGACCTGGCTCGTCTACGCGCTCCTCACGGCGACGATCTACGCCGGCATCGCACTGCTCTCGAAGGTCGTCAGCGGCGCGTCGATCGACGATCCGGCCGCGTTGACTATCTACACCTGCGCGCCGTTCTACGCGGTCTACGTCGCCGCCGGGCCGCTACTCGAGTGGAGCGCGATCACCGGCGGCGAAGCGCCGCTCCCGACCGGGGCGGTCCTCGCCGCGATCGCGTTCGGCGTCGTTTCGACGGTCGGGTACGCCATCTACTACTGGGGAGTCGTCGTCGGCGACGTCTCCCGGTTCGTGCCGGTGCTGGCGATCGAGACGATCTTCGTGCTGGTACTGGGCGTGCTCCTGCTCGGCGAGTCGTTCCCGACCGGCGTCTACGCGGGAATCGCGCTCGTCGTCTCCGGAGCGCTGTTCATCTCGGTCGAGCGCGACGGCGGATCGGTCGGCTCCCGCGTCGGCCCCCCGTTAGTTGCGGTCGCGCTGCTGGCGGCGGCCGCCTTCGCCGTCCTCAACACGGGGATGAAGGCGCTCACGACGGCCTTCGGGACCGTCGAGTTGCTCTTCTGGATCAGCCTCGGGGGGCTCCTCTCGCTGGGCGCTGCGGTTCCGTTCCGAACCGGCGGGCGGTTCCGACCGCGGTTGGACGCGGACGTGGCGACCGATCTCCCGGTGGGGTCGCCGGGCGAGACGAAACTGCCGCCCGGGACGGCCGTGTTGCTCGCCGCCGGCTTGCTGAACGCGCTCGCCCTGTTCACGTTCATCCGGGCCCTCGAGCACGGCCCGGTCTCGCTGGCGACCGCGATCACCAAAGTCGACGTCATGCTCGTCTTCGTCGGCGCGCTCTCGCTGTCGAAACTGGCACCCGAACTGCTGAACGAGCAGTTCGACCGGTTCACGCTGCTCCAGAAGGGATTCGCGTCGTCGATCATCCTGGTCGGCTGCGTGCTCATTCAGCTCGGTTACTGA
- a CDS encoding ABC transporter permease: MSGTTQSLPGGLERVWGSVRERSRSKRAFLLMLPLVAFELLIFLAPFLILLRISFAEGASASAFAEGTWSLDAYAGVFTSELFRSIVVYSFGMGFAVTAITVAIGLLYAYAIWRAEGLLESALLFSVVLPLLTTLVIKTYAFVPLLAPSGTLNDVLTSLNLISSPIQIVPGTAGVVVGQVYIVLPYAVLAIYSVLATMDWGIVEAARDLGASRPRSFLEVVVPQAMPGVIVGAVVSFAWSVGAYAAPALLGGGGDQTFAIQVEQQMLTGFRWPTATALSVVMILAMLASVVLLFTTLDRFGGEFEYA, from the coding sequence ATGTCCGGCACGACACAATCGCTCCCCGGCGGGCTCGAGCGCGTCTGGGGGTCGGTTCGGGAGCGCTCTCGATCGAAGCGAGCGTTCCTCCTCATGCTGCCGCTCGTAGCGTTCGAGCTGCTGATCTTCCTCGCGCCGTTTCTCATCCTCCTGCGCATCAGTTTCGCGGAGGGTGCCTCGGCCTCGGCCTTCGCGGAAGGAACCTGGTCGCTCGACGCCTACGCCGGGGTGTTCACGAGCGAGCTGTTCAGGAGCATCGTCGTCTACTCGTTCGGGATGGGATTCGCCGTGACGGCCATCACCGTCGCGATCGGGCTGCTGTACGCGTACGCGATCTGGCGCGCCGAGGGACTGCTCGAGTCGGCGCTGCTGTTCTCGGTCGTCCTCCCCCTCCTGACGACGCTGGTCATCAAGACCTACGCGTTCGTGCCGCTGCTCGCGCCCAGCGGGACGCTCAACGACGTGTTGACGTCGCTTAATCTCATCTCTTCGCCGATCCAGATCGTCCCCGGGACCGCCGGCGTCGTCGTCGGGCAGGTCTACATCGTCCTGCCCTACGCCGTGCTCGCGATCTACAGCGTCCTGGCGACGATGGACTGGGGGATCGTCGAGGCCGCGCGCGACCTCGGGGCGAGCCGTCCGCGCTCGTTCCTCGAGGTCGTGGTCCCGCAGGCGATGCCCGGCGTCATCGTCGGCGCCGTGGTCTCGTTCGCCTGGAGCGTCGGCGCCTACGCCGCCCCGGCGCTGCTCGGCGGCGGCGGAGATCAGACGTTCGCGATCCAGGTCGAACAGCAGATGCTGACGGGCTTCCGCTGGCCGACCGCGACCGCGCTGTCGGTCGTGATGATCCTGGCGATGCTCGCCAGCGTGGTTCTCCTCTTCACCACGCTCGACCGCTTCGGAGGTGAGTTCGAGTATGCGTAG